DNA sequence from the Sulfurimonas sediminis genome:
TTTCTACACAAACAAATATAGATTTTAAATATAAATTAATTAGTTTTGCAGCAACACCATGAGTAAATTCTTTTTGATGTTCTTTTGCAATTCCGATAATTTCTTCTCTCCACATTCTATGCTCTTTAGTAAAGTCACTAAAGTTTGGTAGGTTATCTATACTTTTTGCTACTTCATATAAAGCTGATTTTTCTAAGAGCATTTTTCCAAATTCAACTTCAAATCGACATAATGGACTTGTAGAAGCTCCACGACTGGCTGCCCAAGAAGCGAATCTATGTTTATGCTCAATTATTGAATAATCCATAATGTTCCTTTGTATGCTAACTATTTTATCAGCGAACATTATAACATAAACAGCTCATATATTAAAAAATAAATGAACACTAATAATGTTAGTTTATTTGAAATTTTATTGCATTTTGCCATATTTTTAGTGATTTATTAAAATAGTGACTATTATGCTTAAAAATAAAGTGTGTTTTTATTGCTGAATTAGCTAATATTTGAACAAAGTGTTCATTTATTTGTCTTGATTTCTAATAAAAACACATTTTGTTCCTTTAAAAACAGGGGGGAAACATTATGCAGATTAAGAAAAAACTACTTGATATTGTGCGAGAAAAAATTCGCTTTAAGCATTATAGTATTTCAACTGAAAAAACATATGTACATTGGATAAAGCACTATATATTTTTTCACAATAAGAAGCATCCTGTAGAAATGGCAAAAAATGAGATAGAAGAATATCTGACTTTTTTAGCCACAAAAAAACAAGTAAGCCCTTCAACGCAAAATCAGGCATTTAATGCAATTCTTTTTCTTTACAAAGAAGTTTTAGGAGTAGATACTACAGAGTGGAATATTCAAGCACTAAGAGCACAGGAACGAAAGCACATACCTGTAGTATTAACAACACAAGAAGTACAAAAAGTATTGCAAAATTTAACTGGTATATACAAACTCATGGTAACTTTAATGTATGGATGTGGCCTTAGAATGAATGAAGTATTAAATATTCGCATAAAAGACCTTGATCTTGGATTTAACAAGCTTTATATCTGGAATTCTAAATCTTTAAAAGATAGAACAGTACCTTTGCCGTTAAAGTTAAAAGATGAACTTCAAGTTCAAGTAAAAAGGATAGAAGAGATTCATAAAAAAGATATTAGTGATGGTTTTGGAACTGTTTACATGCCATTTGCCTATGACAAGAAATACCCAAAAGCAAAACTT
Encoded proteins:
- a CDS encoding integron integrase, which gives rise to MQIKKKLLDIVREKIRFKHYSISTEKTYVHWIKHYIFFHNKKHPVEMAKNEIEEYLTFLATKKQVSPSTQNQAFNAILFLYKEVLGVDTTEWNIQALRAQERKHIPVVLTTQEVQKVLQNLTGIYKLMVTLMYGCGLRMNEVLNIRIKDLDLGFNKLYIWNSKSLKDRTVPLPLKLKDELQVQVKRIEEIHKKDISDGFGTVYMPFAYDKKYPKAKLETKWQYLFPMNNISKDPRSKEKRRHHIHPQTLGRNIKVAAQKANLNKRVASHIFRHSYATHLLQVGIDLRSIQELLGHKSVETTMIHHTYALATVVSAFSARYTHVVSEMNKTKLISPLDF